In Synechococcus sp. KORDI-52, one genomic interval encodes:
- a CDS encoding 5-formyltetrahydrofolate cyclo-ligase: MSTKPTLRRHFKTQRHLDEAATRSIQDAVAALIDRSDCGNRHVGIYWPLPGEANLRPLRCSPHPPLALPVADGLGALIYRNWDEEPLQPDGCGIPAPAAGDALKPDQLALLLVPALAVDGTGIRLGYGGGYYDRLRADPAWAAVPAWVVLPSACLVAEPLPREPWDVPFTGWITEQGAGRPA, translated from the coding sequence ATGAGCACCAAGCCAACCCTGCGCCGTCACTTCAAAACCCAGCGTCATCTGGACGAGGCGGCCACGCGATCCATCCAAGACGCCGTGGCGGCACTGATCGACCGCTCCGATTGCGGCAACCGCCATGTGGGGATCTACTGGCCCCTGCCGGGGGAGGCGAATTTACGGCCGCTGCGGTGTAGCCCCCATCCACCGTTGGCCTTGCCGGTGGCCGATGGCCTCGGCGCTCTGATCTACCGGAACTGGGATGAGGAGCCGCTTCAGCCCGATGGCTGCGGCATTCCCGCGCCTGCCGCGGGAGACGCTCTGAAGCCCGATCAGCTGGCGCTGCTGCTGGTGCCGGCGCTGGCGGTGGACGGCACTGGGATCCGCCTGGGCTACGGCGGTGGCTACTACGACCGTCTCAGAGCCGATCCCGCCTGGGCTGCCGTGCCGGCCTGGGTGGTGCTGCCTTCAGCCTGCCTCGTGGCCGAACCGTTGCCCCGGGAGCCCTGGGATGTTCCATTTACAGGCTGGATCACGGAGCAGGGTGCTGGTCGTCCCGCCTGA
- a CDS encoding serine hydrolase, whose amino-acid sequence MSSSRSPRRSAGWREPLQLILRLVLMGVGLGLLTGTGLRLLAPQVQQQKFSLPSWLADQAVITSLLGEAVEPPIEETTRQEQKPKPAKAEGLGQARFAPKQEIQALSQRWVELAEEQSDLDASAYMLILDDGRFAAMQAEVPMPAASSIKTPILLAVLELLDQGTLRWNEPLTLTEELVGGGAGWMASRPLGSRFPTYEVATEMIRVSDNTATNLMIARAGGMDEINARFEALDLPSTVVNNWLPDLDGTNTTSARDLSRAIALVDSGEVLGPRSRDLFREVMGTSVTNTLLPKGLMRGLGGAQGRPDDSLARKGYRIYNKTGDIGIAYADAGLIELPDGRRAVAGFLVKGPFNDPRSTELIRRLAAAMAPHLKPNPAPPKP is encoded by the coding sequence TTGTCCAGCAGTCGTTCGCCACGTCGCTCCGCCGGTTGGAGAGAACCGCTCCAACTCATCCTGCGGCTTGTGTTGATGGGTGTGGGCCTCGGCCTGCTAACAGGCACAGGCCTGCGGCTGCTGGCACCGCAGGTTCAGCAGCAGAAGTTTTCACTTCCCAGCTGGTTGGCTGATCAGGCGGTGATCACCTCGCTGCTCGGTGAAGCCGTGGAGCCCCCAATCGAGGAGACCACCAGGCAGGAGCAGAAGCCCAAGCCCGCCAAGGCGGAGGGCCTTGGGCAGGCACGATTTGCCCCCAAGCAGGAAATCCAGGCCCTGTCCCAGCGGTGGGTAGAGCTGGCCGAGGAACAGAGCGATCTGGACGCCAGCGCCTACATGCTGATACTCGACGACGGACGCTTTGCAGCGATGCAGGCCGAGGTCCCGATGCCCGCCGCCAGTTCGATCAAGACGCCGATCCTGCTCGCGGTGCTGGAACTGCTGGATCAAGGAACGCTTCGATGGAACGAACCACTAACACTCACCGAGGAGCTGGTGGGTGGAGGCGCCGGTTGGATGGCCTCTCGGCCCCTGGGCAGCCGCTTCCCCACCTATGAAGTCGCCACGGAGATGATCCGGGTGAGCGACAACACCGCCACCAATCTGATGATTGCCAGGGCCGGAGGGATGGACGAGATCAATGCGCGCTTTGAGGCGTTGGATCTTCCCTCCACAGTGGTGAACAACTGGCTGCCGGACCTCGACGGAACCAACACCACGAGTGCACGGGATCTGAGCCGGGCCATTGCCTTGGTGGATAGCGGTGAGGTGCTCGGCCCCCGAAGCCGGGATCTGTTTCGCGAGGTGATGGGGACATCGGTCACCAACACGCTTCTCCCCAAGGGCTTGATGCGCGGACTGGGTGGAGCTCAGGGCAGACCAGACGACAGTCTGGCCCGCAAGGGGTACCGCATTTACAACAAAACCGGTGACATCGGCATCGCCTACGCCGACGCAGGGCTGATCGAACTGCCGGATGGCAGACGCGCTGTGGCGGGATTTCTGGTGAAGGGCCCCTTCAACGACCCCAGATCCACCGAACTGATTCGTCGGCTTGCCGCCGCCATGGCACCGCACCTGAAACCCAACCCTGCCCCGCCCAAGCCATGA
- the bchI gene encoding magnesium chelatase ATPase subunit I: MTAPRKRRVFPFTAVIGQEEMKLALLLNVIDPRIGGVMIMGDRGTGKSTTIRALADLLPDIDVVAGDPYNSSASDPDLQSSEVRERMQQGETLSTEPRQVPMVDLPLGATEDRLCGTIDIEKALSEGVRAFEPGLLAKANRGLLYVDEVNLLDDHLVDVLLDSAASGWNTVEREGVSVRHPARFVLIGSGNPEEGELRPQLLDRFGMSVEVRTVRDPELRVQVVDQRTAFDSDPDGFSTAVEGNQNALQQRVVEAQQRLDQVSIDEDLRLRISAVCGELDVDGLRGDIVTNRAARALAAFEGRMDVSEDDVARVASCCLRHRLRKDPLEQVDSGDRVVKVFCKVFERSESSDRADFELALAA; the protein is encoded by the coding sequence GTGACTGCACCCCGGAAGCGCAGGGTCTTCCCCTTCACTGCGGTGATCGGTCAAGAGGAGATGAAGCTGGCCCTGCTTCTCAACGTGATCGATCCGCGGATCGGCGGCGTGATGATCATGGGGGACCGCGGCACCGGCAAATCCACCACGATCCGTGCCCTGGCCGATCTGCTGCCGGACATCGACGTTGTCGCCGGCGATCCTTACAACAGCTCGGCCAGCGATCCTGACCTTCAGAGCAGTGAGGTGCGCGAGCGCATGCAACAGGGGGAGACCCTGAGCACCGAACCGCGGCAGGTGCCGATGGTGGACCTGCCCCTCGGCGCGACCGAAGACCGCCTCTGCGGCACCATCGACATCGAGAAAGCCCTGAGCGAAGGCGTGCGCGCCTTTGAGCCGGGTCTGCTGGCCAAAGCCAACCGAGGGCTGCTCTACGTGGATGAGGTGAACCTGCTCGATGATCACCTCGTCGACGTGCTGCTCGACTCCGCCGCTTCCGGCTGGAACACGGTGGAACGGGAAGGCGTCTCCGTGCGCCACCCCGCCCGTTTCGTCTTGATCGGCTCCGGGAACCCCGAGGAAGGTGAACTCCGCCCCCAGCTGCTCGACCGTTTCGGCATGAGCGTGGAGGTGCGCACCGTGCGTGATCCCGAGCTGAGGGTGCAGGTGGTGGACCAGCGCACCGCTTTCGACAGCGATCCCGACGGCTTCAGCACCGCCGTGGAAGGCAATCAGAACGCACTGCAACAACGGGTGGTGGAGGCCCAGCAACGCCTAGACCAGGTGAGCATCGACGAAGATCTGCGTCTGCGCATCTCCGCCGTCTGCGGCGAACTTGATGTGGATGGCCTGCGGGGTGACATCGTCACCAACCGTGCTGCCCGGGCCCTGGCCGCCTTCGAGGGTCGCATGGACGTGAGCGAGGACGACGTGGCGCGTGTGGCCTCCTGCTGCCTGCGGCACCGTCTGCGCAAGGACCCCCTGGAGCAGGTGGATTCAGGCGACCGGGTGGTGAAAGTGTTCTGCAAGGTGTTTGAACGCAGCGAGAGCAGCGACCGCGCTGATTTCGAGCTGGCCCTCGCCGCCTGA
- a CDS encoding homoserine dehydrogenase, which translates to MAAKVGVGLLGLGTVGGGVASILQSPGERHPMVGELELIRVAVRDLNRPRPVALDESLLTTDPSAVIQDPAVDVVVEVIGGLEPARSLILQAIAAGKSVVTANKAVIARHGQEIAEAAAAAGVYVLIEAAVGGGIPIIEPLKQSLGGNRINRVSGIINGTTNYILTRMAEEGAAYDAVLKDAQELGYAEADPAADVDGLDAADKIAILATLAFGGSVDRAEVPTDGISGLQGVDVDYANRLGYGVKLLAVAERMADGGDPLPLSLRVQPTLVPKDHPLAGVNGVNNAILVEGDPIGRVMFYGPGAGAGPTASAVVADILNIAGIRQASDDPGKVDPLLAASSWRPCALVNSGDIRQRHYVRFKTKDAPGVIGNVGGCFGQRNVSIQSIVQFNASDAGAEIVVITHEVSQHQMNEALEAIQALPDVSGLEAHLGCL; encoded by the coding sequence ATGGCAGCAAAGGTCGGCGTTGGTCTGCTGGGGCTGGGCACGGTTGGCGGTGGAGTCGCTTCGATCCTCCAGAGTCCAGGCGAACGCCACCCGATGGTGGGTGAACTGGAGCTGATCCGTGTTGCCGTCCGTGATCTGAACCGTCCGCGCCCCGTGGCTCTGGACGAAAGCCTGCTCACCACCGATCCGTCGGCAGTGATCCAAGACCCAGCCGTGGACGTGGTGGTGGAGGTGATCGGTGGCCTGGAACCGGCCCGCAGCCTGATTCTCCAGGCGATTGCAGCCGGCAAATCCGTGGTGACCGCCAACAAGGCCGTGATTGCACGTCACGGTCAGGAAATCGCTGAAGCCGCAGCCGCAGCAGGGGTCTACGTGCTGATCGAAGCCGCCGTTGGTGGCGGTATTCCCATCATCGAACCGCTGAAGCAGTCCCTGGGCGGCAACCGCATCAACCGGGTCAGCGGGATCATCAACGGCACCACCAACTACATCCTCACCCGCATGGCTGAGGAGGGGGCCGCCTACGACGCAGTGCTCAAGGATGCCCAGGAGCTGGGCTACGCCGAAGCCGATCCCGCAGCCGATGTGGATGGCCTCGATGCGGCGGACAAGATCGCAATCCTCGCCACCCTGGCCTTTGGCGGCAGCGTTGATCGCGCCGAAGTTCCCACCGACGGCATCAGTGGCCTCCAGGGCGTGGATGTGGATTACGCCAACCGACTCGGTTATGGCGTGAAGCTGCTGGCGGTGGCCGAGCGCATGGCGGACGGTGGCGATCCCCTGCCGCTCTCGCTGCGGGTGCAGCCAACGCTGGTTCCCAAGGACCACCCCCTGGCGGGTGTGAACGGTGTCAACAACGCCATCCTTGTGGAAGGAGACCCGATCGGCCGGGTGATGTTCTACGGCCCCGGAGCAGGGGCCGGCCCCACCGCCTCTGCCGTGGTGGCCGACATTCTCAACATCGCAGGAATCCGCCAGGCCAGCGACGACCCTGGGAAAGTGGATCCCTTGCTGGCGGCAAGCAGCTGGCGGCCCTGTGCCCTCGTCAATTCGGGTGACATTCGCCAACGCCACTATGTGCGTTTCAAGACAAAAGACGCCCCCGGCGTGATCGGCAACGTGGGCGGTTGCTTCGGCCAACGCAACGTCTCCATCCAGTCGATCGTTCAATTCAATGCCAGCGACGCCGGCGCCGAGATCGTTGTGATCACCCATGAAGTGAGCCAGCACCAGATGAACGAGGCCCTCGAAGCCATCCAGGCCCTACCGGACGTTTCCGGCCTGGAAGCTCACCTCGGCTGCCTCTAG
- the ruvC gene encoding crossover junction endodeoxyribonuclease RuvC, protein MRILGIDPGLARVGYGVIDIQDGCQRMLDCGIIQTDSGSSDGDRMVEIAGDLRQLIRIWRPELAAVEKFFFYRSSNTINVVQARGVVVMTLARFKIPMVEFPPMQIKLAVAGFGHAEKDEVLEAVMRELNLEKPPRPDDAADALAVALTAWLQR, encoded by the coding sequence ATGCGGATCCTCGGCATCGACCCGGGCCTGGCCCGCGTGGGCTATGGGGTGATCGACATCCAGGATGGATGCCAGCGCATGCTCGACTGCGGCATCATCCAAACCGACTCCGGCAGCTCCGATGGTGACCGCATGGTGGAGATCGCTGGAGACCTGCGCCAGCTGATTCGGATCTGGCGACCGGAACTGGCAGCGGTGGAGAAGTTCTTCTTCTACCGATCAAGCAACACCATCAACGTGGTGCAAGCGCGGGGCGTGGTGGTGATGACCCTGGCCCGCTTCAAGATCCCGATGGTGGAATTCCCTCCCATGCAGATCAAGCTCGCCGTGGCGGGATTCGGCCATGCCGAAAAAGACGAAGTTCTGGAGGCGGTGATGCGGGAGTTGAACCTGGAGAAACCGCCCCGCCCGGATGATGCTGCCGATGCCCTGGCGGTGGCGCTGACGGCCTGGTTACAGCGATGA
- a CDS encoding RNA methyltransferase, protein MNAVVVLVEPAGPLNIGSVARLCANFGVSELRLVAPRCDHLNEQALQMAVHGKALLKAAAVVPDLLTAINDCRRTVGSCGRLEHGEIPLQTPDQALGWLLASDDTSSGTQSPVALVFGREDRGLSNSELRLCQRVLCLQSAEAYPSLNLSHAVAVVLHELARLNNGTTGSRSIDPPSPDPAAATALSACLDDATDLLLEAGFLLEHTAAARMAKVRDLLQRATVRAEEVALLRGMVRQLRWAIRAERP, encoded by the coding sequence TTGAATGCCGTCGTTGTACTGGTGGAGCCGGCCGGCCCCCTGAACATCGGAAGCGTCGCCAGGCTCTGCGCCAATTTCGGTGTGAGCGAACTGAGACTCGTGGCTCCCCGCTGTGACCATCTCAATGAACAGGCGCTGCAGATGGCTGTGCACGGGAAAGCACTGCTGAAGGCAGCCGCGGTGGTGCCCGACCTGCTGACGGCCATCAACGATTGCCGGCGCACCGTGGGAAGTTGCGGTCGACTCGAGCATGGAGAGATTCCCTTGCAAACGCCAGACCAGGCCCTGGGTTGGCTGCTGGCCAGCGATGACACCAGCTCCGGCACCCAGTCCCCCGTGGCTCTGGTGTTTGGTCGTGAAGACCGCGGACTCAGCAACAGTGAGTTGAGGCTCTGCCAGCGGGTTCTGTGTTTGCAGAGCGCAGAGGCCTATCCATCCCTGAATCTCTCCCACGCCGTGGCCGTAGTGCTGCATGAGTTGGCCCGTCTCAACAACGGGACAACAGGAAGCCGCAGCATCGATCCACCATCCCCGGACCCGGCAGCCGCCACAGCCCTTTCAGCGTGTCTGGACGACGCCACTGATCTGCTGCTCGAGGCCGGTTTCCTGTTGGAGCACACCGCCGCAGCGCGCATGGCCAAGGTGCGAGATCTGCTGCAACGCGCCACGGTGCGCGCCGAAGAAGTGGCTCTGCTGCGGGGGATGGTTCGCCAATTGCGCTGGGCCATCCGCGCCGAACGCCCCTAA
- the petG gene encoding cytochrome b6-f complex subunit V: MIEPLLCGIVLGLIPVTLMGLFVAAWNQYRRGGSALGG, encoded by the coding sequence ATGATCGAACCTCTGCTCTGCGGCATCGTTCTTGGTCTGATCCCTGTCACGTTGATGGGTCTGTTTGTGGCGGCTTGGAACCAATACCGCCGTGGTGGCAGCGCTCTGGGGGGCTGA
- a CDS encoding DUF3370 domain-containing protein — protein sequence MKLIPLMSAAWLAYGAMTAVSALPVAAGVIERQQSVRALPGALDTVLMVNDNNPELIKDDGILISTFPDGDEASVPVVLNGRFDLFSHHVYAGDPQGSPTSTLWLAVLAAPLGDAPVTLHLLAGSTSLSQATEPGQTQAPFLPLPSLMKETTEVVAAGPGSRVAGDLLAGRRAPELANRRWSLTPGAATQVVLLPIPVAGLDPLLNGRNLQLRFQSSGPVAIATLAAHGKDGKAPDDQHWLQLLKDQRMSSKEHQPTPRGSKGKIIYSRVSGVQIGSSWRARITDPGSPVLAAPKAPISWPISSLERGSLSTHQVQTAELKNFYPGTAWAAHGNYGVEYDLTLPLKNTGSAPVTLELSLDSPLKGNSTTSFLRFRDDLNGPVMFRGPIQTTGLEDPEGVSNGRQTQHLVLRQGQQGPALGQLTLKPGEEKQVRVRLVYPADATPPQVITVQPVKQS from the coding sequence ATGAAGCTCATCCCTTTGATGTCTGCTGCTTGGCTGGCTTATGGAGCCATGACCGCGGTTTCGGCCTTGCCCGTTGCTGCGGGAGTGATTGAACGTCAACAGAGCGTTCGAGCTTTACCGGGAGCTCTCGACACCGTGTTGATGGTGAATGACAACAACCCTGAGCTCATCAAGGATGACGGCATCCTGATCTCCACCTTCCCCGATGGAGATGAGGCATCAGTTCCCGTTGTTTTGAACGGCCGCTTTGACCTGTTCAGCCACCACGTGTACGCCGGCGATCCGCAGGGCAGCCCAACGTCGACCTTATGGCTGGCGGTACTGGCCGCTCCCCTCGGAGACGCTCCCGTGACCCTGCATCTGCTCGCAGGCAGCACGTCACTCTCCCAAGCGACGGAACCCGGCCAGACCCAGGCCCCCTTCCTGCCCTTGCCGAGCCTGATGAAGGAAACCACCGAGGTTGTGGCGGCAGGACCTGGCAGCCGTGTGGCCGGCGATCTGTTGGCCGGTCGCCGTGCGCCGGAACTGGCCAACCGCCGATGGAGCCTGACCCCAGGCGCAGCGACGCAGGTGGTGCTGTTGCCGATTCCCGTGGCCGGTCTCGACCCGCTGCTGAACGGCCGCAACCTGCAACTGCGCTTCCAGAGCTCCGGCCCGGTGGCGATCGCCACCCTGGCCGCCCATGGCAAGGACGGCAAGGCTCCCGATGATCAGCACTGGCTGCAGTTGCTGAAGGACCAGCGCATGAGCAGCAAGGAGCATCAACCCACCCCACGGGGCAGCAAGGGCAAGATCATCTACTCCCGGGTGAGCGGTGTGCAGATCGGCAGCAGCTGGCGGGCACGCATCACCGATCCGGGCAGCCCGGTGCTGGCCGCACCCAAGGCCCCCATCTCCTGGCCGATCAGCAGCCTGGAGCGGGGCAGCCTCTCCACCCATCAGGTGCAGACCGCCGAACTGAAGAACTTTTATCCCGGCACCGCCTGGGCGGCCCATGGCAACTACGGGGTGGAATACGACCTCACCCTGCCGCTGAAGAACACCGGCTCAGCCCCGGTGACGCTGGAGCTGTCGCTGGATTCGCCCCTCAAGGGCAACAGCACAACGTCCTTCCTGCGCTTCCGCGATGACCTCAACGGCCCGGTGATGTTCCGCGGCCCCATCCAGACCACGGGTCTGGAAGATCCAGAGGGTGTTTCCAATGGACGCCAGACGCAGCATCTGGTGCTGCGCCAGGGGCAGCAGGGGCCGGCCCTGGGACAGCTGACCCTCAAGCCCGGGGAAGAAAAGCAGGTGCGCGTTCGGCTGGTTTACCCCGCCGATGCAACGCCACCGCAGGTCATCACCGTGCAGCCTGTGAAACAATCCTGA
- a CDS encoding SufE family protein → MATSTGSDALDRMVERLGSTADPKRRYEYVLWLAKKLAPMPAELQTEDIKVKGCVSQVFVRGALDNGVMRWQGDSDALITKGLLALLIQGLDGLTPAQVQAVDPAFMAATGLQASLTPSRANGFLNILLAMQEQARQLEA, encoded by the coding sequence ATGGCCACCAGCACCGGCAGTGATGCCCTCGACCGAATGGTGGAGCGCTTGGGTAGCACCGCCGATCCAAAACGCCGCTACGAATACGTGCTCTGGCTGGCCAAGAAACTCGCTCCCATGCCGGCCGAGCTGCAGACCGAAGACATCAAGGTGAAGGGATGTGTGTCACAGGTGTTTGTGCGGGGTGCCCTCGATAACGGGGTGATGCGCTGGCAGGGAGACTCCGATGCGCTGATCACCAAGGGACTGCTGGCGTTGTTGATCCAGGGTCTGGATGGATTGACGCCGGCCCAGGTGCAGGCGGTGGACCCGGCCTTCATGGCAGCTACAGGCCTGCAGGCCAGCTTGACGCCCTCCCGCGCCAATGGCTTTCTCAACATTCTTCTGGCCATGCAGGAGCAGGCCCGGCAGCTGGAAGCCTGA
- a CDS encoding cytochrome c codes for MVQPSRIAAESAPADANDRGRGLIAALVVSAATACVVLVLWVLGSAQQDPYIKASLELQGAVDHGGQLFRINCAGCHGLAGQGLVGPRLQGVSNHHKDPALVHQIISGETPPMPSFEMEPQSMADLLAYLHTLS; via the coding sequence GTGGTCCAGCCGTCACGAATTGCGGCCGAATCGGCTCCAGCTGATGCAAACGATCGAGGTCGCGGCCTGATCGCCGCCCTTGTTGTGTCGGCTGCCACGGCATGCGTCGTCCTGGTGCTCTGGGTTTTGGGGAGCGCCCAGCAAGATCCCTACATCAAGGCCAGCCTTGAACTGCAAGGGGCCGTTGACCACGGCGGCCAGCTGTTCCGGATCAATTGCGCCGGCTGTCATGGCCTAGCCGGCCAAGGCTTGGTCGGGCCTCGACTGCAAGGCGTCAGCAATCACCACAAGGACCCTGCCCTGGTTCACCAGATCATCAGCGGCGAAACACCACCCATGCCGAGTTTTGAGATGGAACCACAATCGATGGCCGACCTGCTGGCCTACCTGCACACACTCAGCTGA